In the genome of Oenanthe melanoleuca isolate GR-GAL-2019-014 chromosome 4A, OMel1.0, whole genome shotgun sequence, the window GCACTTGAGCTACTCTTTATCCTGGTTTTGGGACTGAAAAGTTTGCATTGGTCAGACAAGAAGAGCAAACTTAATTGGAGCACTGAAGGGAAAATTATCCAGATGTTATTTAATTCTGCCTTAATTTTCCTATTCAGGCTGAGTTGGAAGCCAAGAAAGCCAAGATGAAGGGAACCCTGATTGATAACCAGTTCAAATGAAATGCTGGGTATTCGGAGACAGGAGAAAACTACCACGAGCTGTCACAGTTCTGTCAACAAAGCAGAAGTAACAGACAACGTTCAAGAGTtgcactgtgctgcagccagcttgGAGGATGAGAGCCTCTCTGTATTCCTCTGTATAAGTGATACTCTGGGTACCAGTCTTAACTCCAATGGCACTGGAGACTTTGCACCAACTGCAGTTCTCTACAGACCCAGTGTTAGGAACAGGCTGTTCCAGGTAGAATATTTACTTTCAAGAAAATCTTTGCTGGGTGCCTCCCCAAGTTCACCTTTAGAtacctttttattttggagTTTTCAAAAGTGTTTCCTTGAATACACTGGAACGATGGGTGACCGTACAACAAAGAAATCCTTACAAAAGTAAGCTCTATgtcttttgttcattttattaTCTTAAATGTGTCCAAAATGTTCAGCAGCCTGAGCCATGCCATTCCAACACAGTCTGGAATGACTGGGATGCAAGGCTTGGgcatggtgctgctgctcatcctgacctgccagaggcagccagcacagactGGGCTGCAGAACTGCAGTCTCAGCTCCCCCTGAACATCACAAGGCTGCAGTTGTACAGAATTACGCACAGACACATACAAGAATATAAAATCCAAGTCTGTTTTAAACTACTGTAAATAAAAACTGCTACTAATGAGTTCAAATACATGGTTGGAAGTTACTGATACAGCCAGTGATCGTTAAAGAATACAGCTGCATATCTGAAATAGCCCATTGGGCAAAACAATATCAGTATTTGGAGTTGTgaaatgtgaaggaaaaattGATTGGAATGTACTGACCACTAAGGACCTGGATAGACAATATTACACACCAGCTTTTAAAGTACCTTGTTTGGATAATAGTACTTTGTGTCTCTTGTGTGATGTAATAACAGTGCTCTCTAGCCCATGTCTTTGTTGCTCTACATTGGATTAAATACCATGTTACAGATTTGAAGTAAAATACCTCTCCTGAGATGTTCTTACTCTACCAAGTAAACACATCATAAAATGCAAGCAATGAACAAGATGCTTCCATCTCCCACAAATATTATGGAAAACTTCCTGTCATCAATAAAGATTTTCCATCTGGCTTTATAACCCTGACTGGGAAAACTCAGATCTTACCTAAGGATCTGTCCTTTCTTTCTCAGGAAAACAAGGAGTAAAAGAGGGAGTGAACTCGGCCCAGAGCTAGCAGAGATGGGTCTGTAGATCTTGTGACAATTTATTGCCAGGCTGGTTAGCAGGTATTCACATTAACTCATGCAGTGCTGATCTTCTTCCCTGCTCATCACCTGCTAATCTGAAGCCTGTTTGCAGAAGCCTATGACTAGAGGCCCTTGGTGGTGTGCAGTACTTGGGAAGGGGAGGAGTCACGTGTaagttttcctttcccagtgtGCTAGCACAGTCCAGCCAGGTGAGGGCCTCAGGGTTCCTCTGGGAGCGATCCAAGCCTGGGGTAACTGCAGGTCACtctaaaaattcagttttttcccCAAGCAAGAATAAAAGACTTTCACATCTGCAAATAGGTTTTGAACCACGTGAGAGGTGCTGGAATGCAGATGCTGAGTCTCCAGTTGTCCAAGGATGAAGTGTGGTCTTGCTTCAGGTGACACCAGAACAACAAGCTAACTTTGGGATGGTGTGATTTATTGTCAGGGTGAAGGCTGGGAGTGACTAAAGGCTTCAGCTGTGGATGGGCTGTCAGGGCTGCCAGGTAGGGATAGACCAGCTTTGCAGTTGGGTGAGGCACAGAGAAAATCTGGTGAgtgccccagctcagcacaagTTAACAAAGTAGCTGTTACCTACTGTACTCAACTGCCACCTGGaactcagcacagcacaggttcTGGAAGGCCAGTCCATGTTCAATCAGTGTTTGTTGTTCTTGGCACTGGAAATGTGCTTAGTTTGGCTCAGGACTTGTGCATGGACCCAGTCAGAAAGGGGAGTACCTTGTTTCTTCTGAGGTGCTTTTGATGTACTCTAGTTATGCAGTCCATGGCTGAAACAACTCCAACACAGAGGATCTAATCCAATACATTATTATGTATTTCTTACTTTAACTGGAGCTAGTTCAGTGTAAATCAGGTTAGGTTTTTCATTCCTAAAtctatattaattaaaatatattagcTGACTATAGAAACAGGAAGCAGGGTCACCAAGTTAAAACAATTGATGAAACAACCTGTTATAACAGATAAAaccagctctcctgcagggcTTCGTATAACCTGGTAGCAAATGGGCAATCTGTAGCAGAGTTTAGACCAAAGAAAAGTCAGATTTCATGTTACTGTAAAAGTCaacatttgtttttataaatcTGTAGACAAAAGTAAGTGATAGATTTGTCTGTTCAACTGAACACCATATTGTATATAAGAACTTGTCCAGATGCAGAGGTATcacaaaatgtgaaataaaagtGAAGGAGGGAATCTGTTACAAAAGTAATGGCACATATGGCCAGACTTACCTTACTGTATTTCTTGACTTAGTCCAGATCAGTTTCCAAGTTCCTTCACAAAACTCTAGTCTGATTTACCATGTCAGAACAGCTCTGGATGTAACAATGCTTCCTGGTTCCCCATAATCTGTACAAAGCACCCACACAATTTCTGAACACTCAAGAAGTGTTAACAGTGAATCCAGCCTCCTACCAGTTAAtcacagctgtgcctggggagcagcactgagTCCTTCTTGCCTGCTCCCTGAGGGGAAGTTTCTGGCCAACCTTTTAGAGCTCGTCTTGTGCTCCATCTTTGTGCTATTTTGCTCAATGACTGATGTGCAGATGGCTCTCTCTGACTCCCTAGACTGTTGCATTGGTAAATGCACATTGATAAACTACACATAACAACGTGTATCACAGTGATCAACTTGGGAACAGCACTAAGTGATCAGCCTGAATCGAAGCAGTCTCAGCTTTTGCTGGTGCTATCCTAAAGAGACCATGGGGCTTTGCCACATCCAGgcattttaaaagtataaaattatGGGCTTGTTTGAAAGGCTCCAAGGCTGGGTGCCAAGGATGGAATGGAAGCCTTGTAACTCCCTGCTGAGGAATCCTTATAAACCTAGCTGGCCACAGCATGCTGGGGTTTTGAGTAGATTTCAAGGCACAAGTGGCCAATCTCTTTTTTGCTGTCAGCCAGAAAAACTCCATCCCCAtgcctgcagcctgggctgtaACTCCTATcaatcccagcaggatcagaAAGCAACAACCAGCAAACCACTGGTGGGATGACATTCCCAGAACCTCCCAGGTGCTGCCAGTCTTTGTGTGGGGTCTTGGCAGGCCCTGAGGACTCATTGTTCCCAAAACCACTACCcctcagcagctcaggatgGCTCCAGGCTGCGCAGAACTGGATGTCCCTGTAGGCTGAGTGagctcagctccatccccacagTTCAACCCACCAATTTGCTTTGGGCAGCTGATAGGGCCACCTTGCATGGCTGGGCAGTGGCAGGAACAATCCCCACTGGGAACAACTCATTTTACCCTGCATGACAAAGCATTGCCTCTTCCCCTACCCCTCTGCACCAGACGCTGCCAGTCATGCAGGCAGCACATGAAAGATGCTGGGGCAATGCCTGCCAAGGGTGACAAGGACACAGAggcaggggcactgctggctcccagAGACACAACCTGGAGTGACCCAACGATTGCTGAAGGGGACAATGGAGTGGATAAGCTGGCACTCCGTGGGTCTTTTCCAAGACTCCAAGTCCTTGGAGTGGGATGTTCTCCACTGCAAGACTCAGCTCACAGCCAGGTGCAGCCCAGTTGGGGCAGGCTGGTGCACCCTGAGCCATTCCAACCATCCCATGCCAATTGCCACCTGCCCCAGCCACTGACAAGCATCACACGAtcctctgtgcagctgtgctgtgtcagcaCCTCCTGAGCCTGGGATTTATGGCTGCTGGGCAAGGGGCTGAGAAAAAAGCTGCATTACAGGCGTTTGCCAATCCCTTCCCACCAGCAAAGGAGCTGATACAccaggctggacacagctcctgtAGAGGAAATTATGACATGTGTGATGTTCAGCCCTTCCCACAGGAGAATCACACTTAAAAGGAAAATCCACCCTGATCCAGACCATTCTTGGGGCAGCACAGTCCAGTGGGCAAaatgctgtgctggtgggacTGCACTCAGCTTGCTGCCTTGCCACTGGCTGGCCCCAATATCTTTCTCACACCTCAGTTTCCCCCACAAGAACAAACCCCTTAATCCCTGTACAGTGTGTGCCTGTGGCAGGCAACAGCATCAGCTGAACCCCTCCAGCCTGGTCCCCAGATAAAGATGCTTCCAGGAAGCTGCCAGGAGGGGGGAGGTTAAAACCCCAGAAGGCCTACCAGCCTGTGCTACCCAACAGTGGAGTGCAGGAAAAACCCCTTgtgggctctgccctgcacctcCCACCTGCCAGAGCTAAAAAGAGCTGTGAAACACACTCTTTGTTTCCTGAATCCCCAAAGCAGTCAGCAGGGCAGGTAGCTTAGCAAAAACCCATTTCACTCAGTGCCAGCCTGCACCCCAAGTCCAGTGCACAATCTGTAGGTCTTAAGGACTCAGGGAtcctccagctcagctcctttgcAGCCTGGCACAACAGCCCAGCTCAGTATCTCAGTCACCCACCACTGCGTGCAGGAAGAAATGATGCACTTACCTTATTGTGCCAATGGCCTGGCCATGAACCCCCTGTGGAGAAAAGACAGGAAAGGATGCCCCATGCTCAGCaaccagcagcatttcagaacaGCCCTTGAAATCCCAGTGAGCTtagcagcaggaggctgagagCCCTTAATTAATAAGCTGGCACTTGTACAACAGGAGAGGCCTCTCTGGTAaagctgcccatggcacagtgcccccagcactgcccactgCTTGTGGCATTGCTAACATCTCACCTTTACAGCCCATTTCATATCCACAGCAGACAGTGGGGGATCTCACACTGcaccagcccaggggcagctgAAAATCATCAGCAAGGACAGTTGGCTCAACTGTGAGGCACAAGACTGTCTCCCATCAGGAAGGCACACGACCACTCACAGGGACCCTGGCAAGCTAACAccatctgcagcaggaaggtgctctcctgcctggctgccctgcttAGATTCCAGCAATAAAAACAACTCTCACCCTTCACAACACAAGGTCTTGTTTAACTGCCTTGGGCAGTGGTTGAGATTGGTTTCAGTGATTGAAATCAACTGCTTTGAGCAGGCCTGGGCAGCCAGAAAGGAccaaaggaaaagggggaagtGAAGAGACTCGCTGATCTCAAGGGCAGAAGACCAGCAGAGCATCCACTCACCTCTCCAGATCCCCAGGCAGAAACCAGACAGCTTCACTGGGGTGACTCACAGACCTACAGAGATATCTGGGTAAAAGCACACATTGCTCCCCCTTGCAGTTTCCCCCAAATTgtctcagcagcacaaaggaattTCCCCTTCACCGGGAATTTTGAACCTTAACTTCCAGGGGGTAAGGAATGAGCCTGGGAATACACCTTCCTGCCTAGCAAGCACAGCTGGTACAGAAGCtgtctctgctcagctgctgcatccccacagcacagcaccctcTGTGAGAGCAAGGCCAACCAGGGAAGCTACAGAACAGCAGCAATTAACTGCACTTGTGTCCTCTGGCTACCTACATGCCCAAGTAGGTAGCTCGGTTTCTAAGGTAGAGAATATGATGccaagctctgctcctccagggagCAGCAAACACTCCCTTAGACATTCTTCTAGTCTACCAGGCATTCAGTGCCATAGGGAGTGCTGTGCTTTACAGAGAGTTTAGGCACTTGGCACCATCAAAATCAGGTTTCACAAGCTCACAAGGAGTAGACAGGCCAGAGGCAGGACTGTGGCACACATTCAGTCCATCATCTCTGGTTAGTGGAGTCTCAGGGAGGTCAGCTGGGTGAGCCCTTCAGAGCTGCCAGTCCCCATTCCAGCCCACCCACTGGCCTCCCCTGGGAAGAAACACTACCTAGCTTCCTTGGCAGCCTGCATTATGTTTACCTGCCAGTACTTAGCAGGTACCAAGACTTGCAGGATGGAGATGGCTCATCCTCCTTCTCTACAACTGCTGAGACCCTCAGCCCCCTCATACTTCAACTGCTGTAAGAACAAACATGAGATGAGGAAAATTggtttcagatttttatttctctgtactGTTTAAGCTGGAGTGACTGAAATAGAAACCATCATGTGTCCCATCAGAGGGAATAGTTCAATAAAAACAGGGCAGGCAGTCACCCCTGCCCCATGCCAACCTGTATAAACATCAGCTGCCACTGTTTAGTAACTAGATGGTTTTCAAACAAGTCCATGAACAGTCATAGATTACATAGAACAACATGCCAGTTCACAACAGGAAACAACTTATGTATACTTCTTGATTTCATCATACAGGACTAAGACAAAAGCACCACCCATTCCTCGGAGTACATTTGACAATGCACCTTTGAAAAAGGCCTTGGGGCCCTCATCCCGGGCAATCTTCCGCCAGCAGTCAAGAGTGCCGGAGTACATTATGTCAGCTGCAGGAGACAGACAGCTTTAGGAACTGGATGCCCACAACCCCCAACATCCAGGTCAGAAACAGCCTCATGTATCTGCTAGCTTTACAGCCTCAAGTGCATCCACTTCTTGGCTTTCTCCAACACTAGCACATCAGAGGACAATACTGCCCAGGAGAGATGGGGCTGCTGCTGTATTGTCCCTGGGAGACATTGGAAAGACCAGTTCAAGCAAAAGGCAGCAACTCCTTGCTTTGATAACAACACTTCCAAACCCAAAAGCTATTACACAGCTGGCCAGGTTGTGCCTGCTATGGAGGCTGTCTTTTCTTGTCCCAGAGACACTGGCTTGAAACATCCTTGGGTGAGTTCTGCTGTTCCTGCCTACTGACATACACCTGACTTGTGCATGCCACCTTACAGGTGTGCTACACAGGCCAACCCATTCATGCCCCTTCCTGTCATCTGCTTCCACAGCCCCTCCTACACCCCTGCCTACAAGAGATGAGGATATCTACACAGGCTGATGGAAGCCAAGCCACTCGGCCTTCACTTCAGCTCCACCACCAGCTACTGATTCAGGGATGCCCAATAACTCTTACACAGTGAGGTAGAAACTTACCTCCTTTACGGCCAGACTGCATCATCATGCGACGACGAACTGTATCAAAAGGGTAGGAGGCCAAACCAGCGACAGCAGTGACGGTCTGAGCAATCATCCAGCTGACAACAATGTGGGTGTTCTTTGGGTCTGGAAGCATGCCTGAAGGAGAGAGGCTTTGATGAGAACGGCAAGTAAGCCACCAGCACTGTCGAAATGCACTACAGgcctgccacagcccagcatcTCCCTTTTAGTGCCGTTCTGGTCAACCTACCCTTCGCGGTGTCGTAGATGCCAAAGTAGGCGGCTCTGTAGATGATGATGCCCTGGACAGAGACACTGAAGCCCTGGTACAGGCCCCTAATGCCATCTGAGCGGAAGATTTTGACCAGGCAGTCACCGAGCCCACTAAACTCCCGGTCGGCCCCGGCTTTACCCACATCCGCTGCCAGGCGGGTTCGGGCAAAGTCAAGGGGGTAGACGAAGCAGAGGGAGGTCGCGCCGGCGGCACCCCCGGATGCCAGGTTACCGGCGAAGTACCGCCAGAACTGGGTTCGCTTGTCCACGCCGCCCAGGAAGATCTCCTTGTACTTATCCTTGAAGGCGAAGTTGAGGGCCTGGGTGGGGAAGTACCGGATCACATTGGCCAGGTTGCCACGCCAGAAGGAGAGGATGCCCTGCTCCCGCGGGATGCGCACCACGCAGTCGATGATGCCCTTGTATTGCTTGTCGGCGGAGATCTGCTTGCTGGCGTGCTGCACCTGCAGGGGCCGAGATTCCGCTGATCAGCACCGCTCCCCCGCGAGCCCCCGGCCCACCGCCGCCACCCCCCTCTACTTGCGTCGGCCTTGGGACGGCCCCGGCCGCCGGcgctcacctgcagcagcagcttgacCCTCTCGATGGGGGCGACGGCGGTCTTGGAGATGGCGGCCGCCACCCCGCCGGCAAGGAAATCCTTGGCGAAGGACACGGCCGCATCGGTCATGGCGGGAGCGGCGCGAGCGGGAGGCGATGCCGGGCGAAGGAGGCGGGAGGCGGCGCTGAGGGGGGCGCCGCAATGGCCGTTAATATAGGGGCTGGGGCGCGCGTGTGGGCGGGGCGCGCGTCCCGCTCGCCCATTGGCTGCGGCAGGGGGCGTGGCCGCCGCAGGGGGACGGGGCCGCCGTTGGAACCGATGGGGGGCACATGGCCGCGACGACGGGATGGGGGAGCCGGCATGGGGCTCCCTGGGACGGAGCTGTCCGGCATGGAGCTCTCCCGGACGGAGCTCCCCGGCATGGAGCTCCCGAGATGGAGCTCCCCCGGACGGAGCTGTCCGGCATGGAGCTCTCCCGGACGGAGCTCCCCGGCATGGAGCTCCCCGGCATGGAGTTCCCGGGATGGAACTCCTCGGGATGGAGCTCCCCCGGTCGGAGTTCTCCGGCATGGAGCTCCCGGGACGGAGCACATCGGGATGGGCACTGCGGAATGGGAGATACCGGGATAAAGCGCCCGGGACGGCGCATCACGGCATGGAGGATCCCACCAGCACCGCGGGCGGGACATGCATACGGCCCCGGTCAGGCCACAGCGCCTGTCCCTACCTCGGGCACACCACATGGCAGTGACGGGGCCATCCGTGACCACAACCCTTGGCCCCTCTGCGCCATCCCAATGCCACGGCGAGAGCAGCCGGGCACAGCACAGCCGCGGCGCAGGCTGGAACGGGGCGGGCTCCGAGGCTGCCTCATCTACGGACACGTACGGGCCCCATCTCTCTCAGCCGTAGCCCAGACCCGCGCTCACAGAGCCCTCGGGACACTGTCAccctgcacacagggctccAGGAGTGACCAGGTCGTGTATGGAGTCCTCCTGCTGAGATGCTCAGACCAGCACATCCTAGCAGGCACACCCGCCCCACCATCACACAGTGGCATCCAAACGTCACTGGAGTAGAACTTCACCTAACCAAGAGTTTAGCCTTGCCATTGAACGGTTCTTGATGGCCATACACCATTTCACATGTTAGTGATACACTAATCAAGGGCTTGCTTTCAGTGACATCTAAATACTTTAGTGCTGCTTTTTGGGGATTTATCATGCCTATTGGTTATTACAAAGGACAGGCTTGGTTGATAAAAGGTTAATGCTTGATGGGTCATAGGAGTGCACTACAATACAAAGGTGGTAGTAGCACATCAGAAATAAGTTAGAGTTAACTTTTTGACTCGACTCTTACAAGGTTTGAAGAGCTGATCAGACATTCGTATGTACCCATTCAATCTTTAAAATCTATTTAGAAATACAGTGTTAGTAAAGAACATACAGGTATGCTTGGACAAGGCAAGAAATCCATTCCACCCCAACATGCTTACAATTCACATCTCCATATCCATACGTGTCCAGTAAGTTTCAGTATTATTACCTGCGCTGTGCCCATGGGAAAACTGAGGCAGGTTGATTAGAACCAAAAGCACTTACAATCTCAGTGTGGCATGAGCCACCAGATCTGCTCTCTACCTTTTTGCTATCTATGCTTGCATTtttttgctgagaaaaaaaatcagtatgaACACCACTGCAGCAGAACACAGAGAGTCCATTAAGAGAGATACTGCAAGACTTCAGCTGTAAGATACATCCACAGTGAGTTCTAGGTGCAAGGCAGGCCTTACAGTTACCCCAAATCTTTCTGCAAGTTTCTCTCCACAGTTActgttcctgcagggatttaCCAATGCCTCATCCTGCTGTGACATGTTCTAACCAAGCTGTTTCTGAGATTTACTTATTTTCACTCATCAGGTGAAACGGTGCAAAAACACAGATGAGGAGCTGTGTAAAGCAGCaaatgctgtgctgagcccaggctgctgcagctcgAGGAGCTAGTGTGCACACACCTTTGTGAGCTGCTGTGATTCCCATGCTGCCAGGGGCACAGCCAGCTTCCCACATGGAcaggggtttgggttttttatcaGAAGGCACTGGGATGAGGCTGTTCAGTACTTGAACTTCTACAAAGGAACTGGAGCAACACCACGGTTCCTCAGGCATAACACAGGATGATCTTTTGTTGTCCAAAAAAATGCTCTCAAAGAGGCCCATCTGTTGCAGTGGCCCTGGCAGTAATCTGGTGCTCTTGCAGAGGTGCCTACCTACAGGACCtgtctgcagcccctggagcacaCGGTTCAAATGGATCAACCACAGGTGGTGTGCATGGTGCTATTCTGTGTGCAAGATCAGAGCAGCATAGTAGACTTAGGTCTGTGCACTGGAACTAAAAAGTGGTCTAATGAAAAACCAGAGCTTTAAAAGTAAACATCATGACAGAGTTTGTGGCTCTGAAATATCGAACACATTTAAGAACTGCATTTtccaggaaatatttcagttagAGAACatcaggaaaattattttttgaagtgTGAAGTAATTCACATATATGCAGTAACAATGCACAAGAAAGGGAGGAATATTTTTGAATATGCACTTAAGTTTACAAGATTGTCATTCCAGTGTATTACAGTCCATTTTGCACATTACAGTTCTGTCTTAGCAAAAGCACAGTTGCAGCAGCACACATTCATCTCTATACTGGAGATTCAGACAAAATTATTATTCTCAAGTACATCCCAAAAACTTAGGAGTGGATTTTAGGAGTGTGACTGAACTAATTCTGTCTCTGTAgaatgccacatccacacagtATCACTAAAAAACCTGGAGATGTCAGTAGAAGTtcttgcatgtattttattaagttttattatttttggctGACTTGTATCTcagattgctttaaaaaaacattttcttaatgtttttaaagacaatttATACTCTCATCTCTATCATCTTGCCTTTCTGCAACTGGTTTAATCTCAAATGGCTATTCAGTATTAAAAAGCACCTAAAATAATGCCATTTCAAGTTCCAGTAGTACAGAGTTTTCGAACTAGTTGCATCTTTCCTCTTCAGTATGTGCTTGCCAGTCACATTCTTTATATCCATTCAGCTTATGCAATACAGATTCACATATCTCACTACAAGAACCATGCAGTCCACTGAAATGTCAGTACCTGTAGCTCAGAATGTCTTTCTTGCAAAGTTCCTGAAGAAAGGTATTTGAATATCTACAGTGGACACTGATGTCAGTTTTCAAGCGCTGATTTCCTTGGCTCAAAATTTTCCCTTCGGAGGAGCTTTAATTCTCTCAGTTCTTGTGGGTGTAAGCTctggtcaacaccaggtgttagCTTGTAATTTAAAGGAGACTCAATATAACCATTTCTGTAGAGACAGACCCGCTTGCAGAATTCAAAGGTGCTAAACATAACACCGAAGTATGGCACAATCTGATAAAAAAgcaatataagaaaaaaaaaattagactCCCTAGTAGCATCCATGGCTtagttgttttttaaaaaaagaaacttctaGGACATCAGATCTGATCTGCTAATAGACCTTGTCCtcatttatataaaatcagaGTCTCATCTCAAACTatgctggcagctgcagtgtgctAAAAGTAGGAGTTTATTGTTGTTACATAACTAATTATAGCAATATTGCAAGAAAAAAGGTCTGTGCTAGCCTATAGATTACCAGAACTTGTCAAATACCCAACGACATCCTAAGCAATCTCAGCAAATCCTGGCAGGAAATGTGGAATTTATTCTATGTGCAGTGGAGTGACTCCACAATTTTCACACAGAACCAGCGGCTCCAAAGCTACTGACTTTGTATCAGCCAAGGTAAGGCAGTCACAGGCCACCACAATCAATCCCATTGTCACTCAATTAGCATTCATTAGCTGACCTGTAGTACTCTATGTAGGTAATCCTCATCACAGCACTATAAAACGTATTTATGTAAATTAAATTACCTTTTGTTTATGCTACCATACTTTATTTCATGCTTTCAACTCAGGAAGGGCTGCAGTAACTGATACACAAGTATTAAATACCTGGCTGAAAGCACTGCTTTGGACTTCTGGGCAAGTGGCTTATACAAGCATACTTTTTTTTACAGCTCACTACAACACGTCAAATTACTGAAGCTCAGGTCAGAAGGACAACCTGTTTAGCTGTCCTAAGTGGATTGCTTGCAATCCCCCATCCATTCCACATCTTGTGTGCTAGGAGCACCCCCTTCTTCAAAGATGTTGAAATGAACTTTCAAGCAGTGACATATAAAAGCCAAGCTTGCATTTGGGGAAATACAACCAAACTAAGTTCCAAGGCTGATTTATAACCTGTTTTGTCATTGATTCTGTTGTCTATAAGCTACTAAGTACAAAGGTATGTCTGAAGCTTTCTATCCCCAACTGTCCAAAGCTGTCTTGATTCCTTCAGGACAGTATTTGACTGGGATGAAAGCAAAACCTCACCTTGAGCAGACTGGGTGTGAGTCCTCTCCAAAGTCCAAGAACACCTTTGTTCTTCACAGTTTGCCGGAAGCAGTCAGCCATGCCAGTAAAATGGACATCAACTCCTCCATAGTGGGGAAGCCAAGGACTCTGGGCCTGTAAAGAGACACCCAGGGGGATTAAGAACAAGCAGAGGAAACCaaagtaattaattattttttccattctggTACATAAGGAACAGTCAACACCAAGTTTCAACAGACTTATCTGGATTCTTCCCAAAAGTATctaatttgcattaaaatataaatttaaaagggaaagaacaCACTCTTTGATAGGTATGAAACTGAACAGTAATTTCACACAGCACCTCCTTTTGTGCCATGTCACTACTAGCAATAAATCCCATCCTTTTGAGGACAAACCAGAGCCACATCTCCCATCAGCCCCATGCCAGCTGCTCAGGTCCAGGTAGAGATATTTCACATTCCTGGCAGTGGAACACTATGAGAGGGAAGGTTGGAGCCACACTGCCTTCTTGTAACTCTGATCAAAGCAGGTGACTTGTctgtggctgctgaggctgTGTCTGCACTGCTGTGACAAGCATGAACTGCATTACAGGctgaggagaagcagcacagcagaaatggaAGATGGAGATTTCAGCCCAGGCTGTTCAGGCCCACCAAGGGCTGCAGATGAGCAGCTGCTACCTATGCTCCCATATCAATGTGTTCAGCTGATAGGGACTAGTTAAAGCTAGCTGGAGAGAATCCTGTTGGCTGGCAGCTGAACTTCCAATTGCAGTACAGTGTCTGTTCACATGGAAGAAGTGCAGTTGGTCATTTTTAACAGCTAAATCCTTTCTTCATTAATCTCCTACTGCGTTAGCACAGACAGGATAACCTGACCTTGAATAATCCCATCCTCATCCATCTGTGCAACCATGGGTTTATTTTGCATTGACAAATCAGGGTTTCACTCAAACACATGGCAAGTGCCACTTTGGTGTCAGGGGCCCAGGACACAGGTGGATGACTTGCAAACTGATCACCCTA includes:
- the SLC25A5 gene encoding ADP/ATP translocase 2; this translates as MPENSDRGSSIPRSSIPGTPCRGAPCRGAPSGRAPCRTAPSGGAPSRELHAGELRPGELHAGQLRPREPHAGSPIPSSRPCAPHRFQRRPRPPAAATPPAAANGRAGRAPRPHARPSPYINGHCGAPLSAASRLLRPASPPARAAPAMTDAAVSFAKDFLAGGVAAAISKTAVAPIERVKLLLQVQHASKQISADKQYKGIIDCVVRIPREQGILSFWRGNLANVIRYFPTQALNFAFKDKYKEIFLGGVDKRTQFWRYFAGNLASGGAAGATSLCFVYPLDFARTRLAADVGKAGADREFSGLGDCLVKIFRSDGIRGLYQGFSVSVQGIIIYRAAYFGIYDTAKGMLPDPKNTHIVVSWMIAQTVTAVAGLASYPFDTVRRRMMMQSGRKGADIMYSGTLDCWRKIARDEGPKAFFKGALSNVLRGMGGAFVLVLYDEIKKYT